The following are encoded in a window of Ficedula albicollis isolate OC2 linkage group LG34, FicAlb1.5, whole genome shotgun sequence genomic DNA:
- the LOC101820649 gene encoding UDP-galactose translocator-like, which translates to PRRVKYASLGVLVLQNASLVLSIRYVRTLPGERFLPTTAVVMAEAMKGSACLLLLLIQHRGSVRQTAVTLHEAVVGQFGDTLRLAVPSLIYTLQNNLQYVAISNLPAATFQVTYQLKILTTALFSVLLLGTALSRLQWLSLALLFAGVALVQAEQARAVPAAAASPNKDKGT; encoded by the exons ccccggcgggtGAAGTACGCCAGCCTGGGcgtgctggtgctgcagaacGCGTCCCTCGTGCTCAGCATCCGCTACGTGCGGACCCTGCCTGGGGAGCGCTTCCTGCCCACCACGGCCGTGGTGATGGCCGAGGCCATGAAGGGCAGcgcctgcctgctgctgctgctgatccaGCACCGGG gcagTGTCCGGCAGACGGCGGTGACGCTGCACGAGGCCGTGGTGGGACAGTTTGGGGACACGCTGcgcctggctgtcccctccctcaTCTACACCCTGCAGAACAACCTGCAGTACGTGGCCATCTCCaacctgcctgcagccacctTCCAG GTGACGTACCAGCTGAAGATCCTGACCACGGCGCTGTTCtcggtgctgctgctgggcacggCGCTGTCGCGGCTGCAGTGGCTGTCGCTGGCACTGCTGTTCGCGGGGGTGGCGCTGGTGCAGGCGGAGCAGGCTCGGGCCGTGCCCGCGGccgcggc GTCTCCCAACAAGGACAAGGGCACCTGA
- the LOC101820847 gene encoding selenide, water dikinase 1-like — MPGSVPPMLPSAPLSALCPPCRARCPPCCPQGPPERSVPPTPGSFYPRPPKLQLGLPHIPPGDPRSHMGTPSPILALPDLRGYPSPVLHAPNPFSPFQGRIACANVLSDLYAMGVTECDNVLMLLSVSQRMTEEERDKVMPLIIQGFRDAAEDGGTSVTGGQTVLNPWVIVGGVATAVCQSSEFIMPDSAVPGDVLVLTKPLGTHMAVTAHQWLDIPERWNKIKLVVTREEVELAYQEAVSSMATLNRTAAGLMRAFGAHAATDVTGFGVLGHARALAAQQRLDVAFVIHNLPVIAKMAAVSKACGGRGGLLQGTAPETSGGLLVVLPRAQAARFCAELKAPGRAEGLQAWIVGVVEKGPRGARVIDKPRLIEVPPRGAPLRPDSPGTPPPEPPRAPF; from the exons ATGCCGGGCTCGGTGCCCCCCATGCTGCCCTCAGCCCCCCTGAGCGCTCTGTGCCCCCCATGCCGGGCTCGGTGCCCCCCATGCTGCCCTCAGGGCCCCCCTGAGCGCTCTGTGCCCCCCACGCCGGGCtcg TTCTATCCCAGGCCCCCTAAACTCCAACTGGGGCTTCCCCACATCCCACCTGGGGACCCCAGATCCCACATGGGCACCCCCAGTCCCATCCTAGCCCTGCCAGATCTCAG AGGATACCCCAGTCCTGTCCTGCATGCCCCAAACCCCTTCTCCCCGTTTCAGGGCCGCATCGCCTGCGCCAACGTCCTGAGTGACCTGTATGCCATGGGGGTCACCGAGTGTGACAACGTCCTGATGCTGCTGAGCGTCAGCCAGCGCATGACCgaggag GAGCGGGACAAGGTGATGCCGCTGATCATCCAGGGCTTCCGGGACGCGGCTGAGGACGGGGGGACGTCGGTGACAGGGGGACAGACTGTGCTCAACCCCTGGGTCATCGTGGGGGGCGTGGCCACCGCCGTCTGTCAATCAAGCGAGTTCATCAT gccgGACAGTGCCGTGCCCGGAGACGTCCTGGTGCTGACCAAGCCCTTGGGGACACACATGGCTGTCACCGCACACCAGTGGCTGGACATC CCCGAGCGCTGGAACAAGATCAAGCTGGTGGTGACACGGGAGGAGGTGGAGCTGGCCTATCAGGAGGCCGTGTCCAGCATGGCCACACTCAACCGCACTg CCGCAGGGCTGATGCGGGCGTTCGGGGCGCACGCGGCCACCGACGTGACGGGGTTCGGGGTGCTGGGCCACGCCCGCGCCCTGGCGGCGCAGCAGCGCCTGGACGTGGCCTTTGTCATCCACAACCTGCCCGTCATCGCCAAGATGGCCGCCGTCAGCAAGGCCTGCGGGGGCCGcggggggctgctgcaggggaccGCGCCCGAGACGTCGG GggggctgctggtggtgctgccCCGCGCCCAGGCCGCGCGGTTCTGCGCCGAGCTGAAGGCGCCGGGCCGCGCCGAGGGGCTGCAGGCCTGGATCGTGGGCGTGGTGGAGAAGGGGCCCCGCGGCGCCCGCGTCATCGACAAACCGCGGCTGATCGAGGTGCCCCCCCGCGGGGCCCCCCTGCGCCCCGACAGCCCCGGGACCCCCCCTCCGGAGCCGCCCCGAGCGCCCTTCTAA
- the LOC101821038 gene encoding uncharacterized protein LOC101821038 yields MPSAPPVPPSSEDQLRQRLVEAEAELVALRARVAVAELRAQDVSRAAELQLQGLRRQLEQDKAQVQAQVTSLLGELRESQNRLERSRAEREHLERRARSDAERCQQLEEVTQGHQVQLDQLRLQVTNLETALRVERRGATEEKRKLVQLQAAYHHLFQEYDAHIKASLEGDKQSQVRDRDTGAAGDTEGHVPSLGEPGVAPCSLCHSPGDPVVAAWPHPSPLETPGMSLGSSGQGYSGGDTGDPQMSLSLPGDIMGTQVDVLNVGLGGSGRIKGDLGVPRGADTPRVDFKAEQGESWGGVEVLERAQWDLGNLGDPGGVLTPPPPKIQTDISKAEAGESQADISKAVFEEERAALRGFWLDLGDPDGTEMFLGDFGDPWWILRQSRWLWGIWGFWCDLWGFLWGIWGFPGGIWGSPVGSGAPDPPCGQADIYRADFEAERAAREQLHGQREALQEELNQLRLRLGGDGARYGTTPPNSLSSPKPPGGVLLPPPEEGPDLCCPKCQYKAPDMDTLQIHVMDCIK; encoded by the exons ATGCCCTCCgcacccccagtgcccccaaG CTCCGAGGATCAGCTGAGGCAGCGCCTGGTGGAGGCTGAGGCTGA GCTGGTGGCGCTGCGG GCGCGCGTGGCCGTGGCCGAGCTCCGGGCTCAGGATGTTTCCCGCGCGGccgagctgcagctgcaggggctgcgCCGCCAGCTGGAG caggacaAGGCACAGGTGCAGGCGCAGGTGACGTCACTGCTGGGGGAGCTGCGTGAGAGCCAGAACCGGCTGGAGCGGAGCCGGGCGGAGCGGGAGCACCTGGAGCGCag GGCCCGCAGTGATGCCGAgcgctgccagcagctggaggaggtgaCCCAGGGCCACCAGGTGCAGCTGGACCAGCTGCGGCTGCAGGTGACAAACCTGGAAACTGCCCTGAGGGTGGAGCGGCGCGGGGCCACTGAGGAGAA GCGGAagctggtgcagctgcaggcCGCGTACCATCACCTGTTCCAGGAGTACGACGCTCACATCAAGGCCAGCCTGGAGGGGGACAAACAGagccaggtgagggacagggacactggggcagctggggacacgGAGGGTCATGTCCCATCCCTTGGGGAGCCCGGGGTGGCCCCTTGTTCTCTGTGTCATTCTCCTGGGGACCCTGTGGTGGCAGCTTGGCCCCATCCTAGCCCCTTGGAGACACCTGGAATGTCCCTTGG gagcaGTGGCCAAGGCTACTCtgggggtgacacaggtgacCCCCAGATGTCATTGTCACTGCCAGGTGACATCATGGGG ACCCAGGTCGATGTCCTCaatgtggggctggggggatcTGGGAGGATCAAGGGGGATTTGGGAGTTCCCAGAGGG GCTGACACCCCCAGAGTGGATttcaaggcagagcagggggagtCTTGGGGGGGTGTGGAGGTTTTGGAGAGGGcccagtgggatttggggaatttgggggatcCTGGAGGTGTCCTGACCCCACCTCCCCCTAAAATCCAGACTGACATCTCCAAGGCAGAGGCAGGGGAG TCCCAGGCTGACATTTCCAAGGCCGTTTTTGAGGAGGAGCGGGCAGCTCTGAGGGGGTTCTGGTTGGATTTGGGGGATCCTGATGGGACTGAAATGTTcctgggggattttggggatccctg GTGGATTTTGAGGCAGAGCAGGTGGctctgggggatttgggggttctggTGTGACCTGTGGGGGTTcctttgggggatttgggggttccctggtgggatttggggttcccCGGTGGGATCTGGGGCGCCTGACCCCCCGTGTGGCCAGGCCGACATTTACCGAGCGGATTTCGAGGCGGAGCGCGCGGCGCGGGAGCAGCTGCACGGGCAGCGGGAGGcgctgcaggaggagctgaacCAGCTGCGGCTGCGGCTGGGCGGGGACGGGGCCCGGTATGGCACT ACCCCCCCAAATTCCCTCAGCTCCCCCAAACCCCCGGG tggggtgctccTGCCGCCCCCCGAAGAGGGGCCCGACCTGTGCTGCCCCAAGTGCCAGTACAAGGCTCCGGACATGGACACGCTGCAGATCCACGTCATGGACTGCATCAAGTGA